The Amycolatopsis sp. 195334CR genome window below encodes:
- a CDS encoding ScbR family autoregulator-binding transcription factor, with amino-acid sequence MPKQERAELTRTAILDAAATVFDERGFQGGTLTDIIAGAGVTKGALYFHFSSKEEIAKAIISEQFTIWTPPEDPDLVTLQTAIDLSHGMAISLRNNPRVRAGIRLVIEQGTFSTPTPDAYRNWIGLVQTCLESAARQGDLRPELDPVDIATFVIASFTGVQISSEVLTQREDITERVTMMWRITLPGIVPARRLHKFRPEGSELGEVAEPANGVSRS; translated from the coding sequence GTGCCCAAGCAGGAACGGGCCGAGCTCACGCGAACGGCCATCCTGGATGCGGCGGCGACGGTGTTCGACGAGCGAGGTTTCCAGGGCGGCACGCTGACCGACATCATCGCGGGCGCGGGCGTCACCAAGGGAGCGCTGTACTTCCACTTCTCCTCGAAGGAGGAGATCGCCAAGGCGATCATCTCGGAGCAGTTCACCATCTGGACCCCGCCGGAGGACCCGGACCTGGTCACCCTGCAGACCGCGATCGACCTGTCCCACGGCATGGCGATCAGCCTGCGGAACAACCCGCGCGTGCGGGCGGGCATCCGGCTGGTGATCGAGCAGGGCACCTTCTCCACGCCCACCCCGGACGCCTACCGGAACTGGATCGGGCTGGTGCAGACCTGCCTGGAAAGCGCCGCGCGCCAAGGGGATCTGCGCCCGGAACTGGATCCGGTGGACATCGCCACCTTCGTCATCGCCTCGTTCACCGGGGTGCAGATCAGCTCCGAGGTGCTCACCCAGCGCGAGGACATCACCGAGCGGGTGACCATGATGTGGCGGATCACGCTGCCCGGCATCGTGCCGGCGCGGCGGCTGCACAAGTTCCGCCCCGAGGGCAGTGAGCTGGGGGAGGTCGCCGAACCGGCGAACGGGGTCAGCCGAAGCTGA
- a CDS encoding ScbA/BarX family gamma-butyrolactone biosynthesis protein: protein MTAMMTRPAGAVVTAAPEFGNAVVSQRSDVLFDQTIPRALVHRAAVSEVFLTDLCTLGDTEFQVGAQWPRGHSFFSLLRPDYHDPMLMAETIRQAGLLIAHAEFGVALDWKFIVHRQTFSLGSDGLRLGARPADIVLAVTCHDLKRRGKRVAGGRLEIGCYRDGELIGSGGAVWSAVSTSAYRRLRGERADAVVEVEPPVGVAPLTVGRDRARDVALAPGERDREWVLRVDQAHPVMFDHPVDHVPGMVTMEAARQAAKLVAGQPDALPVGCDFHFEHYIELDAPVQVNATEVTAVRSGVRSVEVVFGQAGRTAAFGTVDLLVHG, encoded by the coding sequence ATGACAGCGATGATGACCCGGCCGGCTGGGGCTGTGGTCACGGCCGCGCCGGAGTTCGGTAACGCCGTGGTCTCGCAGCGGTCCGACGTCCTCTTCGACCAGACGATCCCGCGGGCGCTGGTGCACCGCGCGGCCGTCTCCGAGGTGTTCCTGACCGACCTGTGCACGCTGGGTGACACCGAGTTCCAGGTGGGTGCGCAGTGGCCCCGCGGCCACAGCTTCTTCAGCCTGCTGAGACCGGACTACCACGATCCGATGCTGATGGCGGAGACGATCCGGCAGGCGGGGCTGCTCATCGCCCACGCCGAGTTCGGCGTCGCGCTGGACTGGAAGTTCATCGTCCACCGGCAGACCTTCTCGCTCGGTTCGGACGGACTGCGGCTGGGCGCGCGCCCCGCCGACATCGTGCTGGCGGTCACCTGCCACGACCTCAAGCGGCGCGGCAAGCGCGTGGCGGGCGGGCGCCTGGAGATCGGCTGCTACCGCGACGGCGAGCTCATCGGCTCCGGCGGCGCGGTGTGGAGTGCGGTGTCCACTTCGGCCTACCGGCGGTTGCGCGGGGAGCGCGCCGACGCGGTGGTCGAGGTCGAGCCGCCGGTGGGCGTCGCGCCGCTGACCGTCGGCCGCGACCGCGCCCGCGACGTCGCGCTGGCCCCCGGCGAGCGCGACCGCGAGTGGGTGCTGCGGGTGGACCAGGCCCACCCGGTGATGTTCGACCACCCGGTGGACCACGTGCCGGGCATGGTCACCATGGAAGCCGCCCGCCAGGCGGCGAAGCTGGTCGCCGGGCAGCCGGACGCGCTGCCGGTCGGCTGCGACTTCCACTTCGAGCACTACATCGAGCTGGACGCGCCGGTGCAGGTCAACGCCACCGAGGTGACCGCGGTCCGGTCGGGCGTGCGCTCGGTGGAGGTGGTGTTCGGCCAGGCCGGCCGCACCGCCGCGTTCGGCACCGTCGACCTGCTGGTGCACGGCTGA
- a CDS encoding superoxide dismutase family protein, translating into MRRLVPTLLALCCSAALAGPAEAASSSDFGLVTARGEFGSTAFTYQPSLVPVGARASVYSLSAPSYGTGVTLVVHGLVPGRDYGAHAHTKPCGPDGAAAGPHYQKRVDPVSPSVDPAYANPSNEIWLDLTTDRFGTGFSTTRVPWQFSGDRRAASVVLHETHTHTHPGHAGTAGARLACLTVPF; encoded by the coding sequence ATGCGACGTCTGGTCCCCACCTTGCTTGCGCTGTGTTGTTCGGCCGCGTTGGCCGGCCCGGCCGAGGCTGCCTCGTCCTCGGACTTCGGCTTGGTCACCGCCCGCGGCGAGTTCGGATCGACGGCGTTCACGTACCAGCCTTCGCTGGTCCCGGTCGGCGCGCGGGCGAGCGTGTACTCGCTCTCCGCGCCCTCGTACGGCACAGGCGTGACGCTGGTGGTGCACGGTCTCGTGCCCGGCCGGGACTACGGGGCCCACGCGCACACGAAGCCGTGCGGCCCGGACGGCGCGGCGGCGGGCCCGCACTACCAGAAGCGCGTGGACCCGGTCTCGCCCTCGGTGGACCCGGCTTACGCGAACCCGTCGAACGAGATCTGGCTGGACCTGACCACCGACCGCTTCGGCACCGGCTTCAGCACCACGCGGGTCCCATGGCAGTTCTCGGGCGACCGGCGCGCCGCCTCGGTGGTCCTGCACGAAACCCACACGCACACGCACCCGGGACACGCCGGCACGGCGGGCGCGAGGCTCGCCTGCCTGACCGTCCCCTTCTGA
- a CDS encoding AfsR/SARP family transcriptional regulator — translation MDIRVLGPLEVQFCGRTVAPTAAKERKLLAMLTVHAGELVPDSALFEELWGGKIPRSARTTLQTYVLHLRSMIGAAGAGAEDGRTRDPKAILAREIGGYVLRDEGFTIDVKEFDRLAEAGHRAREAGDFAGASEKFGRALALWRGRALADVMPGGLLEVEVHRLEEARLCVLDRRIDADLRLGRHHELLGELTALVARNPTHEGLHGHLMLALQRAGRRGDAIDVYLRLRTRLVEGLGLEPSLTLRRLHRCILTSDQEPTRPGDALFPALTA, via the coding sequence ATGGACATCCGGGTGCTGGGTCCGCTTGAAGTCCAGTTTTGCGGCAGAACGGTCGCGCCGACGGCGGCCAAGGAACGCAAGCTGCTGGCCATGCTCACCGTGCACGCCGGAGAGCTCGTTCCCGACTCGGCGCTGTTCGAGGAGTTGTGGGGTGGCAAGATCCCCCGCAGCGCCCGGACCACCCTGCAGACCTACGTGCTCCACCTGCGGTCCATGATCGGTGCGGCGGGCGCGGGCGCCGAAGACGGCCGCACCCGGGACCCGAAGGCGATCCTGGCGCGGGAGATAGGGGGCTATGTTCTCCGTGATGAGGGGTTCACGATCGACGTCAAGGAGTTCGACCGGCTCGCCGAGGCCGGGCACCGCGCTCGCGAGGCCGGTGACTTCGCCGGGGCGTCGGAGAAGTTCGGGCGCGCGCTGGCGCTCTGGCGCGGTCGCGCGCTGGCCGACGTGATGCCAGGGGGGTTGCTCGAGGTCGAGGTGCACCGCCTGGAGGAGGCCAGGCTGTGCGTGCTCGACCGCCGGATCGACGCCGATCTCCGGCTCGGCAGGCACCACGAACTGCTCGGTGAGCTCACCGCGCTGGTGGCCCGCAACCCCACGCACGAAGGACTGCACGGGCACCTCATGCTCGCGCTGCAGCGGGCCGGCCGACGGGGCGACGCCATCGACGTCTACCTGCGGTTGCGCACCCGCCTGGTCGAGGGACTGGGCCTCGAGCCGTCCTTGACCCTGCGCCGACTGCACCGGTGCATCCTCACCTCCGATCAGGAACCGACCCGGCCCGGGGACGCGCTCTTCCCCGCGCTCACCGCATGA
- a CDS encoding ScbR family autoregulator-binding transcription factor: MAKQHRSEQTRNEIVRCAARLFDRDGFPTASMSEISQAAGVTKGAVYFHFASKDELVGAVQELGCVMLESHAAKLASNENSPLQTVIDLTHTLAAWLDASPVVRACMRTARECADRGAPFSDFYQAFLKAISDALARADAAGELKPGVAQDAVLTQVVAASAGLEVLWWAGTLPRPRTLAVTKVWEVLLPGIAVPARTSRLERTGSSAAAARPPVSFG, translated from the coding sequence GTGGCCAAGCAGCACCGGTCGGAGCAGACCAGGAACGAGATAGTGAGGTGTGCCGCCAGGCTCTTCGACCGTGACGGCTTCCCGACCGCCAGCATGTCCGAGATCAGCCAGGCGGCCGGGGTGACCAAGGGGGCGGTCTACTTCCACTTCGCGTCGAAGGACGAGCTCGTCGGCGCGGTGCAGGAACTCGGCTGCGTGATGCTGGAGTCCCACGCGGCCAAGCTCGCGTCCAACGAGAACTCCCCGCTGCAGACCGTGATCGACCTGACCCACACGCTCGCCGCCTGGCTGGACGCCAGCCCGGTGGTCCGCGCCTGCATGCGCACCGCCCGCGAGTGCGCCGACCGCGGCGCCCCGTTCAGCGACTTCTACCAGGCCTTCCTCAAGGCGATCAGCGACGCGCTCGCGCGCGCGGACGCGGCGGGCGAGCTCAAGCCGGGCGTGGCCCAGGACGCGGTGCTGACCCAGGTGGTCGCCGCCAGCGCCGGCCTCGAGGTGCTGTGGTGGGCGGGCACCCTGCCCCGGCCGCGCACGCTGGCGGTGACCAAGGTCTGGGAGGTGCTGCTGCCCGGCATCGCGGTGCCCGCGCGCACCAGCCGGCTGGAGCGCACCGGCAGCTCGGCCGCCGCGGCCCGGCCCCCGGTCAGCTTCGGCTGA
- a CDS encoding helix-turn-helix transcriptional regulator, translating to MLIARDEQVAVLKARLAAAESGTGSATVLTGGVTCGKTALLTRFADLAEDSGALVLRAGCARAEQGLPFGALAQLLPASALADERIAKALDHDPDRVVADNELLRVSRAVGAALFALAAERPLAILLDDAQYCDAPSMSCLLYLVRRLGGQRVTVVLTEGAGPLALDPPVRAELSRQPHFTALPVDPLPAGNDLPLTGGNPQLMRGLTEGRFTEALLGCLHRAAPSTVEVLGGIAVVGSAEDVAELLGREVDADLLALRASGLLNPGDQAHPDVAAAALGTFSAEAAADLHERAAVLTHTAGAAPEVVAGHLLRAPRLRPDWAAAVLGDAADAALRDQRPADAVRYLELARTCTTDPAHRLDLAALLARITWRLDPGQSARHLEPLVTAARDGRLAGRDTTELVGYLLWQGKHEEALATIRGLAGDAHQLAQAELWLSTTYPGLKRRIRFDQLLPGGQAGGAPKPTVLGAEHLLQRSQFGERDQISPQEEFGALLTLIYAGRLDAAAHWGRLHHLRLRTTSRTGQALLAAVRAEIAMRQGELTVAHREASEALRVLSERGWGVGIGFPLANLLLALIGMGRLDEAAEIAERPVPQAMFDTRFGLHYAYARGQYSMTIGRHQAALADFLFCGELMHKWGMDQPSVVPWRTGAAQAWLELGNRGQARKLVDAQLALAGPDQPRVRGISLRVLAAASEPGQRPQLVAEAVKLLEAGGDRLERAKALQLLAGERRPQVPKVKPKPMVRPAAETVRGLEKLSESESRVAALAVCGCSNREIAGKLYITVSTVEQHLTRTYRKLGIKRRCDLPVELQTLAIRSA from the coding sequence ATGCTGATCGCACGGGACGAGCAGGTCGCGGTGCTCAAGGCGCGGCTGGCCGCCGCCGAGTCCGGCACCGGCTCCGCGACGGTGCTGACCGGGGGCGTCACCTGCGGCAAGACCGCGCTGCTGACCCGGTTCGCCGACCTCGCCGAGGACTCCGGCGCGCTCGTGCTGCGGGCCGGCTGCGCCCGTGCCGAGCAGGGCCTGCCCTTCGGCGCGCTCGCCCAGCTGCTCCCCGCGTCCGCGCTCGCCGACGAGCGGATCGCCAAGGCGCTCGACCACGATCCCGACCGCGTGGTGGCCGACAACGAACTGCTGCGGGTGTCACGCGCGGTCGGCGCCGCATTGTTCGCGCTGGCAGCCGAGCGGCCGCTGGCGATCCTGCTCGACGACGCCCAGTACTGCGACGCGCCCTCGATGAGCTGCCTGCTCTACCTGGTGCGGCGGCTCGGCGGGCAGCGGGTGACCGTGGTGCTCACCGAAGGCGCCGGTCCGCTGGCCCTCGACCCGCCGGTGCGCGCGGAACTCTCGCGCCAGCCGCACTTCACCGCGTTGCCGGTGGACCCGCTGCCCGCCGGGAACGACCTCCCGCTCACCGGCGGCAACCCCCAGCTGATGCGCGGGCTGACCGAGGGCCGGTTCACCGAGGCGCTGCTCGGCTGCCTGCACCGGGCGGCGCCGTCCACCGTCGAGGTGCTCGGCGGCATCGCCGTGGTCGGTTCGGCCGAGGACGTGGCCGAACTGCTCGGCCGCGAGGTCGACGCCGACCTGCTGGCGCTGCGGGCGAGCGGCCTGCTCAACCCCGGCGACCAGGCCCACCCGGACGTCGCCGCCGCGGCACTGGGCACGTTCTCCGCGGAGGCCGCCGCCGACCTGCACGAACGCGCGGCCGTGCTGACCCACACCGCGGGTGCGGCACCGGAGGTGGTGGCCGGGCACCTGCTGCGGGCCCCGCGCCTGCGCCCGGACTGGGCGGCCGCCGTGCTGGGCGACGCGGCCGACGCCGCGTTGCGCGACCAGCGCCCCGCCGACGCCGTCCGGTACCTGGAACTCGCGCGCACCTGCACCACCGATCCCGCGCACCGGCTCGACCTGGCCGCGCTGCTGGCGAGGATCACCTGGCGGCTCGACCCCGGGCAGTCCGCCCGGCACCTCGAACCGCTGGTGACCGCCGCCCGCGACGGCAGGCTCGCCGGCCGCGACACCACCGAACTCGTCGGTTACCTGCTGTGGCAGGGAAAGCACGAGGAAGCACTGGCCACCATCCGCGGTCTGGCCGGGGACGCGCACCAGCTGGCGCAGGCCGAACTCTGGCTCAGCACCACCTATCCCGGGCTGAAGCGGCGGATCCGGTTCGACCAGTTGCTGCCCGGCGGGCAGGCGGGTGGCGCGCCGAAGCCGACCGTGCTGGGCGCCGAGCACCTGCTGCAGCGCTCGCAGTTCGGGGAGCGCGACCAGATCTCCCCGCAGGAGGAGTTCGGCGCGCTGCTCACGCTGATCTACGCGGGCAGGCTGGACGCCGCCGCGCACTGGGGTCGGCTGCACCACCTCCGGTTGCGCACCACCAGCCGCACCGGGCAGGCGCTGCTGGCCGCCGTCCGCGCGGAAATCGCGATGCGCCAAGGGGAACTCACCGTCGCGCACCGCGAGGCGAGTGAAGCGCTGCGGGTGCTGTCCGAACGCGGCTGGGGCGTCGGCATCGGTTTCCCGCTGGCCAACCTGCTGCTGGCGCTGATCGGCATGGGGCGGCTGGACGAGGCCGCCGAGATCGCCGAGCGGCCGGTGCCGCAGGCCATGTTCGACACCCGGTTCGGCCTGCACTACGCCTACGCGCGCGGGCAGTACAGCATGACCATCGGCAGGCACCAGGCCGCGCTCGCCGACTTCCTGTTCTGCGGTGAGCTGATGCACAAGTGGGGGATGGACCAGCCGTCGGTGGTGCCGTGGCGGACCGGCGCCGCCCAGGCCTGGCTCGAACTGGGCAACCGAGGGCAGGCCCGCAAACTGGTCGACGCGCAGCTCGCGCTGGCCGGTCCCGACCAGCCGCGGGTGCGCGGGATCTCCCTGCGGGTGCTGGCCGCGGCCAGCGAACCCGGCCAGCGACCGCAGTTGGTGGCCGAGGCGGTCAAGCTGCTGGAAGCCGGCGGTGACCGGCTCGAACGGGCCAAGGCATTGCAGTTGCTGGCCGGAGAACGGCGCCCGCAGGTGCCGAAGGTCAAGCCGAAGCCGATGGTGCGCCCGGCCGCGGAAACCGTGCGCGGACTGGAAAAACTCAGCGAGTCGGAGAGCCGCGTGGCCGCGCTCGCGGTGTGCGGCTGCTCGAACCGGGAGATCGCGGGCAAGCTCTACATCACGGTGTCCACTGTGGAGCAGCACCTGACCAGGACGTACCGGAAACTGGGCATCAAGCGGCGGTGTGACCTGCCGGTCGAGCTGCAGACGCTGGCGATCCGGAGTGCGTGA
- a CDS encoding Crp/Fnr family transcriptional regulator, with translation MAEALYENSSVLLTEDELATLETLGQTLHREAGHVFISEGEETDFALLIRKGHVKIVVGQPPRIVAIRHAGEMVGEMAAIRRMPRSASVVALDEVEVLHLPAGAWLNFLYEHPRAMHAQLASQLERVEQATRKIAESELAIEQRLAKSLIELADSGIGTPSPTGVGLRFSQQDLANLTGASLDSVKKIVRNFKTAGLLGTGRQTLLLRDPVKLREIADGHRTAAS, from the coding sequence ATGGCTGAGGCCCTGTACGAGAACAGCAGTGTCCTCCTCACCGAGGACGAGCTCGCCACCTTGGAAACCCTGGGGCAGACCCTGCACCGCGAGGCGGGCCACGTCTTCATCAGCGAGGGCGAGGAGACCGACTTCGCGCTGCTGATCCGCAAGGGCCACGTCAAGATCGTGGTCGGCCAGCCGCCGAGGATCGTCGCCATCCGCCACGCGGGCGAGATGGTCGGCGAGATGGCCGCGATCCGCCGGATGCCGCGGTCGGCGAGCGTGGTCGCCCTCGACGAGGTCGAGGTGCTCCACCTGCCCGCCGGTGCGTGGCTGAACTTCCTCTACGAGCACCCGCGCGCCATGCACGCCCAGCTGGCCAGCCAGCTCGAGCGGGTCGAACAGGCCACGCGCAAGATCGCCGAATCGGAGCTGGCCATCGAACAGCGCCTGGCGAAGTCGCTCATCGAACTGGCCGACAGCGGGATCGGCACGCCGTCCCCGACCGGGGTCGGGCTCCGGTTCAGCCAGCAGGACCTGGCCAACCTCACCGGCGCCTCCCTGGACTCGGTGAAGAAGATCGTCCGGAACTTCAAGACCGCCGGGCTGCTCGGGACCGGCAGGCAGACCCTGCTGCTGCGGGATCCGGTGAAGCTGCGCGAAATCGCCGACGGCCACCGCACGGCCGCGAGCTGA
- a CDS encoding NAD(P)-dependent oxidoreductase: MGRAAGGTGGRPVLLTGATGFIGTAVFRELHRVGWFDWGPPLVVLTRSPPDWLVESGVEVIKGDLSEPGELRGIANGVSTIIHIAAQIGGDAELCRRVNRDGTKFLLGEAEQAGTQRFLYMSTTAVYGHGPHRGISESLLAPEPVSATSLSRAQAEREVRRFGGTVLRPHLVYGPGDTWFVPALCRLVRAVPAWIERGAARTSVIEVNDLAALVVRLMGLSWGKSRGAVFHANDPRPVRMREVIGTVCRELGVRPPSRNLGFEAHRERTRRVLPGLTDHQFALLAEDHWYESDRLWRRADLTPGGDFGEKFARSAEWYREHISADATDPVDIGYSET, from the coding sequence ATGGGAAGAGCCGCTGGGGGAACTGGGGGAAGACCGGTCCTGCTGACCGGGGCGACCGGATTCATCGGCACCGCCGTGTTCCGGGAACTGCACCGGGTGGGCTGGTTCGACTGGGGTCCACCGCTGGTGGTGCTCACCCGTTCTCCGCCGGACTGGCTGGTCGAGTCCGGGGTCGAGGTGATCAAGGGTGACCTGTCCGAACCCGGGGAGCTGCGCGGGATCGCGAACGGGGTCTCGACGATCATCCACATCGCCGCGCAGATCGGTGGTGACGCGGAGCTGTGCCGCCGGGTCAACCGGGACGGCACGAAATTCCTGCTGGGGGAAGCCGAGCAGGCCGGAACCCAGCGGTTCCTGTACATGAGCACGACGGCGGTCTACGGGCACGGGCCGCACCGCGGGATCAGCGAGTCGCTGCTGGCGCCGGAACCGGTGTCGGCGACCAGTCTGAGCCGCGCGCAGGCGGAGCGGGAGGTGCGGCGGTTCGGCGGCACCGTGCTCCGGCCGCACCTGGTGTACGGGCCGGGTGACACGTGGTTCGTGCCCGCGTTGTGCCGGTTGGTCAGGGCGGTGCCTGCGTGGATCGAGCGCGGTGCCGCCCGCACCAGCGTGATCGAGGTGAACGACCTGGCCGCGCTGGTGGTGCGGTTGATGGGGTTGTCGTGGGGGAAGAGCCGGGGGGCGGTGTTCCACGCGAACGATCCCCGGCCGGTGCGGATGCGGGAGGTGATCGGAACGGTGTGCCGCGAGCTGGGCGTGCGCCCGCCGTCGCGGAACCTGGGGTTCGAGGCGCACCGGGAGCGCACGAGGAGGGTGCTGCCCGGGTTGACCGACCACCAGTTCGCGTTGCTGGCGGAGGACCACTGGTACGAAAGCGACCGGCTCTGGCGACGTGCCGACCTGACCCCGGGCGGCGACTTCGGCGAGAAGTTCGCGCGCTCCGCCGAGTGGTACCGGGAGCACATTTCGGCGGACGCCACGGATCCGGTGGACATCGGCTACTCGGAGACGTGA
- a CDS encoding EamA family transporter codes for MTAERTPADRTWLVAIAAALWGTDGLLRLPLANALPPATVVFWEHLIVVLVLSPLVPRALRALRGCGPREWIAVLIIGGGSSALATALFTAAFRTGDPVTPLVLQKLQPVFVVLAAFFVLRERIRPGYALFAAPALLGAWLLAFKNPLDIELNALRAALLAIGAAVLWAAGTVLGRLVSNSLPARDVTVLRFTVGLPVSAAIVAVQGVSFVPGWANAPGLLLLAFIPGLLALSLYYAGLRTTPASRATLAELAFPATAAIIGVAFLNTTLTATQWIGLLVVVASVTTLGWHEKVRAKPMVLESV; via the coding sequence GTGACTGCGGAACGAACTCCGGCTGACCGGACCTGGCTGGTGGCCATCGCCGCCGCGCTCTGGGGCACCGACGGCCTGCTGCGCCTCCCACTGGCCAACGCCCTGCCCCCGGCCACCGTGGTGTTCTGGGAACACCTGATCGTCGTGCTCGTGCTCTCCCCGCTCGTCCCCCGCGCGCTGCGGGCGCTGCGCGGCTGCGGCCCGCGCGAGTGGATCGCGGTGCTGATCATCGGCGGCGGCTCGTCGGCACTGGCAACGGCCCTGTTCACCGCGGCTTTCCGCACCGGCGACCCGGTCACGCCACTCGTCCTGCAGAAGCTCCAGCCGGTGTTCGTCGTGCTCGCCGCCTTCTTCGTGCTGCGCGAGCGCATCCGCCCCGGTTACGCGCTCTTCGCGGCGCCCGCGTTGCTCGGTGCCTGGCTGCTGGCGTTCAAGAACCCGCTCGACATCGAACTCAACGCCCTGCGCGCGGCCCTGCTCGCGATCGGCGCGGCGGTGCTGTGGGCGGCGGGCACCGTGCTCGGCAGGCTGGTCTCGAACAGCCTGCCCGCCAGGGACGTCACCGTGCTGCGGTTCACCGTCGGCCTCCCGGTTTCCGCGGCGATCGTGGCCGTGCAGGGCGTTTCCTTCGTACCTGGTTGGGCGAATGCGCCCGGCCTGCTGCTGCTCGCGTTCATCCCGGGCCTGCTCGCGCTCAGCCTCTACTACGCGGGCCTGCGGACCACCCCGGCTTCGCGCGCGACGCTGGCGGAACTCGCGTTCCCGGCGACGGCCGCGATCATCGGCGTCGCCTTCCTGAACACGACGCTGACCGCCACGCAGTGGATCGGCCTGCTCGTCGTGGTCGCGTCGGTGACCACGCTCGGCTGGCACGAGAAGGTGCGCGCGAAGCCGATGGTGCTCGAATCGGTCTAA
- the dusB gene encoding tRNA dihydrouridine synthase DusB, with protein sequence MKGVTATLSKPALKIGPYEVDPPVVLAPMAGITNVAFRRLCQEYGAGIYVCEMITARAIVERHPGTMHMMTFGEHEKPRSMQLYGVDPKTMREAVKIIVGEGLADHVDSNFGCPVAKVTRKGGGAALPFKRKLFASIVRESAKAAAEAGVPFTVKFRVGIDDDHHTFLDAGRIAEAEGAAAVSLHARTAAQRYSGQADWTKIAALKEAVTSIPVLGNGDIFSAADALRMVDETGCDGVVVGRGCLGRPWLFGELEAAFQQRPLPTPPKLGEVAKVLRRHAELLVEHDGADKALRDLRKHMAWYLMGFPVGSELRRGFAMVSSMDQLDDLIARLDHDAPFPADAEGPRGRQGSPGKVTLPHGWLDDPDDNCVPEAEDMHSGG encoded by the coding sequence ATGAAGGGTGTGACCGCCACCCTGAGCAAGCCCGCGCTGAAGATCGGCCCCTACGAGGTCGATCCCCCGGTGGTGCTCGCGCCGATGGCCGGCATCACCAACGTCGCCTTCCGCAGGCTCTGCCAGGAGTACGGCGCCGGCATCTACGTCTGCGAGATGATCACCGCCCGCGCCATCGTCGAGCGGCACCCCGGCACGATGCACATGATGACCTTCGGCGAGCACGAGAAGCCCCGGTCCATGCAGCTCTACGGGGTCGACCCGAAGACCATGCGCGAGGCCGTCAAGATCATCGTCGGCGAGGGGCTCGCCGACCACGTCGACAGCAACTTCGGCTGCCCGGTCGCCAAGGTGACGCGCAAGGGCGGCGGCGCCGCCCTCCCGTTCAAGCGGAAGCTCTTCGCCAGCATCGTGCGCGAGTCGGCGAAGGCCGCAGCCGAGGCGGGCGTGCCGTTCACGGTGAAGTTCCGCGTCGGCATCGACGACGACCACCACACCTTCCTCGACGCCGGGCGCATCGCCGAGGCCGAGGGCGCCGCCGCGGTCAGCCTCCACGCGCGCACCGCCGCGCAGCGCTACTCCGGCCAGGCCGACTGGACCAAGATCGCCGCGCTCAAGGAGGCCGTCACCTCCATCCCGGTGCTCGGCAACGGTGACATCTTCTCCGCCGCCGACGCCCTGCGCATGGTCGACGAGACCGGCTGCGACGGCGTCGTCGTCGGCCGCGGGTGCCTCGGCAGGCCGTGGCTGTTCGGCGAACTGGAGGCCGCGTTCCAACAGCGGCCGCTCCCCACCCCGCCCAAGCTCGGCGAGGTCGCGAAGGTCCTGCGCCGCCACGCCGAACTGCTCGTCGAGCACGACGGCGCCGACAAGGCCCTGCGCGACCTGCGCAAGCACATGGCCTGGTACCTGATGGGCTTCCCGGTCGGCTCCGAACTCCGCCGCGGCTTCGCCATGGTGTCGAGCATGGACCAGCTCGACGACCTCATCGCCCGCCTCGACCACGACGCGCCCTTCCCCGCCGACGCCGAGGGCCCGCGCGGGCGCCAGGGCTCACCCGGCAAGGTCACCCTGCCGCACGGCTGGCTCGACGACCCCGACGACAACTGTGTCCCCGAAGCCGAGGACATGCACTCCGGCGGCTAG